The region CAAAGTAGAATGGGTAAGAAGCCTGCAACGACTCAACAAATGAGTAAGTTAAGGTGCCGTCTTCGTTTACCGCACGCCACATCAAACCTTGCATAACACCAGAAATCCACATTGCTACGATGTATAGAACAACGCCGATTGTAGCTAGCCAGAAGTGAGTATTAATCAGCTTGGTGCTGTACATACGACCTTGGCCGAACAACACGGGAATTAAGTGATAAACACTACCAATAGATACCATGGCTACCCAACCCAAAGCACCAGAGTGAACGTGACCAACAGTCCAGTCAGTGTAGTGAGATAAGGCGTTTACGGTTTTAATTGCCATCATTGGGCCTTCGAAGGTAGACATACCGTAGAAAGATAATGAAACAATTAGGAAACGTAGAATTGGATCGTAACGTAGTTTATGCCAAGCACCAGACAAGGTCATAATACCGTTAATCATACCGCCCCAAGAAGGAGCAAATAAGATAAGAGACATCACCATACCTAAAGACTGCGCCCAATCAGGAAGTGCAGTGTAATGTAGGTGGTGAGGGCCGGCCCAAATGTAAATTGATACTAGCGCCCAGAAGTGAACGATAGATAAACGGTAACTATATACCGGGCGACCTGCTTGCTTAGGAACGAAGTAGTACATCATGCCCAAGAAGCCCGCTGTAAGTAAGAAACCAACCGCGTTGTGGCCGTACCACCACTGAACCATTGCATCAACGGCGCCAGCGTAAATAGAGTACGACTTAGTCATAGTTAGCGGAATGGCAGCATTGTTTACAATGTGCAATACAGCAACGGTGATAATAAAGGCACCAAAGAACCAGTTAGCTACATAGATATGCGAAGTTTTTCTTTTGACCAAGGTGCCAAAGAAGACTATTCCATAAGCCACCCATACAATCGCGATTGCTATGCCAATTGGCCATTCTAGTTCCGCATACTCTTTTGATGTAGTGAAACCCATAGGCAGTGTTATCGCAGCCGATACGATAATCAAATTCCAACCCCAGAATACGAAGGAGGCGAGAGGGCCACCAAAGAGTCGGGTTTGACAAGTACGCTGTACCACGTAAAAAGAACAAGCCATTAATGCACTGGTACCAAATGCAAAAATAACGGCGTTTGTGTGAAGGGGACGTAACCGGCTATAAGTTAGCCAAGGAGTATCGAAGTTAAGGGCAGGCCAAATTAATTGCGCCGCAATTAATACACCAACACCCATGCCTACTATACCCCAAACAATGGTCATTACAGTAAACTGGCG is a window of Agarivorans sp. Alg241-V36 DNA encoding:
- the ccoN gene encoding cytochrome-c oxidase, cbb3-type subunit I: MNQAASTETDYNYTVVRQFTVMTIVWGIVGMGVGVLIAAQLIWPALNFDTPWLTYSRLRPLHTNAVIFAFGTSALMACSFYVVQRTCQTRLFGGPLASFVFWGWNLIIVSAAITLPMGFTTSKEYAELEWPIGIAIAIVWVAYGIVFFGTLVKRKTSHIYVANWFFGAFIITVAVLHIVNNAAIPLTMTKSYSIYAGAVDAMVQWWYGHNAVGFLLTAGFLGMMYYFVPKQAGRPVYSYRLSIVHFWALVSIYIWAGPHHLHYTALPDWAQSLGMVMSLILFAPSWGGMINGIMTLSGAWHKLRYDPILRFLIVSLSFYGMSTFEGPMMAIKTVNALSHYTDWTVGHVHSGALGWVAMVSIGSVYHLIPVLFGQGRMYSTKLINTHFWLATIGVVLYIVAMWISGVMQGLMWRAVNEDGTLTYSFVESLQASYPFYFVRFIGGVFFLSGMFVMAYNAYKTITAEKGSLEAIEHGQEA